The Clostridium chauvoei genome has a window encoding:
- a CDS encoding tetratricopeptide repeat protein, with protein sequence MKSFIKKVSSSYKYIYNKFPYIEPILVISLSIMIVLSIILTIKGQSEGNDTTFTKNIAEELFYKGEYDKAIEEFKILQKDEGWPSWNVKIAEIYSLKGDRDRSNTILKESVVKRDKIIKEKGLKEYQDKDSKLMNNVILTFLMNNEKEEALTLGESHLQDYINDKQMLKTMTAVYMANSKYNKAEEMVDTYILNNKEAYDYSTAAEMYMFINKFDKGIDALSKAWALNSNDVSIYKVIYQIPQCDRKTIIEKLNKLSKENPNEIKYKIWLAQGYLGNEEVNKAEKILDKLEDEENNNLRLLKVEVYNKTKKQKEMKETIDEIIEQDKESYVSDAILSWEYYIEGQYDKSFELAKKSIVKNGDCAEIYGLLIPKIMIKKGDIKLAEPYLRTAIEKEPFNYNIMNSIADYYSSVSIDKEKAKNIYNISLAMKNNDSEATYNLANLYIAENNIKEAMNSIKKAINISDGVGKYHRMLGALYLEKELFEEGMEEIRLAYSMDENDMLALNNAACYYFAVEGDIERGMDNMQEAYDNLIKISRIDMQKSLTENYNKAKKIYDRYQNGNEPQIEIDEFILFY encoded by the coding sequence ATGAAATCGTTTATAAAAAAGGTAAGTTCATCTTACAAATATATATATAATAAATTTCCTTATATAGAACCAATTTTGGTTATATCATTATCAATAATGATAGTGCTTAGTATTATATTAACAATTAAGGGACAAAGTGAAGGCAATGATACTACATTTACGAAAAATATAGCAGAAGAATTATTTTATAAAGGCGAATATGATAAAGCAATAGAAGAATTTAAAATATTACAAAAAGATGAAGGATGGCCAAGCTGGAATGTTAAGATAGCAGAGATTTATTCACTTAAAGGTGACCGTGATAGATCTAATACTATATTGAAGGAATCTGTAGTTAAGAGAGATAAGATAATAAAAGAAAAAGGTTTAAAAGAGTATCAGGATAAAGATTCAAAATTAATGAACAATGTTATTTTAACCTTTTTAATGAATAATGAAAAAGAAGAAGCTTTAACATTAGGAGAAAGTCATTTACAAGATTATATTAATGATAAACAAATGCTTAAAACTATGACAGCTGTTTATATGGCAAATAGTAAATATAATAAAGCTGAAGAAATGGTAGATACATATATATTGAATAATAAAGAAGCGTATGACTATTCAACAGCTGCTGAAATGTACATGTTTATAAATAAATTTGATAAAGGTATTGATGCCTTAAGTAAAGCGTGGGCTTTAAATTCAAATGATGTTAGTATATATAAAGTTATATATCAAATACCACAATGTGATAGAAAAACTATAATAGAAAAATTAAATAAATTATCTAAAGAAAATCCTAATGAAATTAAATACAAAATATGGTTAGCTCAAGGGTATTTAGGTAATGAAGAAGTAAATAAAGCTGAAAAAATATTAGATAAATTAGAAGATGAAGAAAATAATAATTTAAGACTTTTAAAAGTTGAAGTATATAATAAAACTAAGAAACAAAAAGAAATGAAAGAAACTATAGATGAAATAATAGAACAAGATAAAGAATCCTATGTATCAGATGCTATTTTATCTTGGGAGTATTATATAGAAGGTCAGTATGATAAGTCTTTTGAATTAGCTAAAAAAAGTATTGTTAAAAATGGAGATTGTGCTGAAATTTACGGATTATTAATTCCTAAAATAATGATCAAAAAAGGTGATATAAAATTAGCAGAACCATATCTTAGAACTGCAATAGAAAAAGAGCCTTTTAACTATAATATTATGAATAGTATTGCAGATTATTATAGTAGCGTATCAATAGATAAAGAAAAAGCTAAGAACATATATAATATATCATTAGCTATGAAAAACAATGATAGTGAAGCTACTTATAATTTAGCTAATTTATATATTGCAGAAAACAATATAAAAGAAGCAATGAATAGTATTAAAAAGGCAATTAATATAAGCGATGGTGTTGGTAAATATCATAGAATGTTAGGAGCATTATATTTAGAAAAAGAGTTGTTTGAAGAAGGTATGGAAGAAATAAGACTTGCCTATTCAATGGATGAAAATGATATGTTAGCATTAAACAATGCAGCTTGCTATTATTTTGCAGTTGAAGGTGATATTGAAAGAGGTATGGATAATATGCAAGAAGCATATGATAATTTAATTAAAATATCTAGGATAGATATGCAAAAGTCTTTAACAGAAAATTATAATAAAGCTAAAAAAATATATGATAGATATCAAAATGGAAATGAACCACAAATAGAAATTGATGAATTCATATTATTTTATTAA
- a CDS encoding undecaprenyl-diphosphate phosphatase — MGLDLIYILKAIFIAIIEGLTEFVPVSSTGHMILFGSLIGFNSGNHVEFAKMFEVVIQLGAILAVVVLYWGKLWYSIVEFFTYIFTLGKKGEKGFKFGINVIVASLPAGVIGLLFHDKIKELFKPSAVVVAFIIGGVLLLVIENKFRNKMSKKGKVPTTDVFDLTPMQALKVGVFQVLSMWPGMSRSASTIMGGWIAGLSTPVAAEFSFFLAIPAMVGSTGVDLLKFDFSIMNKTYIIALVVGFIVAFIVSLVVMEMFVSYLKKKPMRVFAIYRIIAGVILLILSTLGIVSLVI; from the coding sequence ATGGGATTAGATTTAATTTATATACTTAAAGCTATATTTATAGCTATAATTGAAGGATTAACTGAATTTGTACCAGTATCATCAACGGGGCATATGATTTTATTTGGAAGTCTAATAGGTTTCAACTCAGGAAACCACGTAGAGTTTGCAAAAATGTTTGAAGTGGTAATACAATTAGGTGCAATTTTAGCAGTTGTAGTTTTATACTGGGGAAAATTATGGTATTCAATAGTAGAATTCTTTACTTATATTTTTACTTTAGGTAAAAAAGGTGAGAAAGGATTTAAATTTGGGATTAATGTAATAGTAGCATCATTACCAGCAGGTGTAATAGGATTACTTTTCCATGATAAAATAAAAGAATTATTTAAGCCGTCAGCGGTTGTAGTAGCATTTATTATTGGTGGTGTCTTATTATTAGTTATTGAAAATAAGTTTAGAAATAAAATGTCTAAAAAGGGTAAAGTACCAACTACAGATGTTTTTGATTTAACACCAATGCAAGCGTTAAAAGTTGGAGTATTTCAAGTTTTATCAATGTGGCCAGGGATGTCAAGAAGTGCATCAACAATAATGGGAGGTTGGATTGCAGGGTTATCAACACCAGTTGCTGCTGAGTTTTCATTTTTCTTAGCAATACCAGCTATGGTAGGATCAACAGGGGTTGATTTATTAAAATTTGATTTTTCAATTATGAATAAAACATATATAATAGCTTTAGTAGTAGGTTTTATAGTAGCATTTATAGTTTCTTTAGTAGTTATGGAAATGTTCGTAAGTTACTTAAAGAAAAAGCCGATGAGAGTATTTGCTATATATAGAATTATAGCAGGAGTAATATTATTAATATTATCTACATTAGGAATTGTATCTTTAGTTATATAA
- a CDS encoding 6-phosphofructokinase: MAGEIKKIALLTGGGDCPGLNAVIRAVTRTAILNYGIEVIGYKFGYRGLYNNDYVPLTLDSVSGILHRGGTILYSSNKDNLFDYQIEENGVLVKKDVSDVAVENLKKEGVDVLVVIGGDGTLTSARDFARKGVKVIGVPKTIDNDLASTDVTFGFNTAIDVATEALDRLHTTAESHHRIMLCEVMGRGAGWIALESGIAGSADVILLPELPYDINKIVEKIEEREAQGKRFSIIVVAEGAKPKNGEVVVSKIVKDSPDPIRLGGIGNKLAADLEKLVPDKEVRCTVLGHIQRGGNTSTFDRILSTRYGVAAVELMNQGKFGEMVCLKGNKISSDSLENVIGQKSKLVNPEGELVQIAKKIGISFAD, translated from the coding sequence ATGGCAGGAGAAATCAAAAAAATAGCACTATTAACAGGTGGTGGAGACTGTCCTGGATTAAACGCAGTTATTAGAGCAGTAACTAGAACCGCAATATTAAATTACGGAATAGAAGTAATAGGATACAAGTTTGGATATAGAGGACTATATAACAATGATTACGTACCTCTAACCCTAGATAGTGTATCAGGAATACTTCATAGAGGTGGAACAATTCTATATAGTTCTAATAAAGATAATTTATTTGATTATCAGATAGAAGAAAATGGAGTTTTAGTAAAAAAAGACGTATCTGATGTTGCAGTAGAAAACCTAAAAAAAGAGGGTGTTGATGTATTAGTAGTTATTGGGGGGGATGGTACATTAACTTCAGCTAGAGATTTTGCTAGAAAAGGTGTTAAAGTAATAGGAGTTCCTAAAACAATAGATAATGATTTAGCATCAACGGATGTTACATTTGGATTTAATACAGCTATAGATGTAGCTACAGAAGCACTTGATAGACTTCATACAACAGCAGAATCACATCATAGAATAATGCTTTGTGAAGTTATGGGAAGAGGAGCTGGTTGGATTGCTCTAGAATCAGGAATAGCAGGTTCAGCTGATGTAATTCTTTTACCAGAATTACCATATGATATAAATAAAATAGTTGAAAAAATAGAAGAAAGAGAAGCTCAAGGGAAGAGGTTTAGCATAATAGTTGTTGCTGAAGGAGCAAAACCTAAAAATGGAGAGGTAGTAGTATCTAAAATAGTTAAAGATAGCCCAGATCCTATAAGATTAGGTGGAATAGGAAATAAATTAGCCGCAGATTTAGAAAAATTAGTTCCAGACAAAGAAGTAAGGTGTACAGTACTTGGTCATATTCAAAGAGGTGGGAACACTTCAACTTTTGATAGAATTTTATCAACAAGGTATGGAGTTGCTGCTGTAGAATTAATGAATCAAGGAAAGTTTGGGGAAATGGTATGTTTAAAGGGTAATAAAATATCAAGTGATAGTTTAGAAAATGTAATTGGGCAAAAATCAAAACTAGTTAATCCAGAAGGAGAGTTAGTTCAAATTGCAAAGAAGATAGGAATTTCATTTGCAGATTAA
- a CDS encoding serine hydrolase: MKEIKKYLESRIGTYGFFFEDLKSGFIYGYNENVKMVAAGCMKLPIAVSLISAVEHGKVDFMDKIKIDGKDKVYGTGIIHEFNEREYTVFELLVAMLIQSDNTAANKIIDIIGMEQINKDIQEMGLKNTTLNRKTTDERKPKNEVENITTASDLSKIWKHLYKGTFLNADNSQMLIDILRRQQIKNKLALYIPDDLKYEISSKTGDKNGVENDTELIQLSKGNFAFTIMSMNIPNSVYGTVTLAKCGKMMWDNLMNKWH; encoded by the coding sequence ATGAAGGAGATAAAAAAATACTTAGAGTCAAGAATAGGAACATATGGATTTTTCTTTGAGGATTTAAAAAGCGGGTTCATTTATGGATACAATGAAAACGTTAAAATGGTTGCTGCTGGCTGTATGAAGCTTCCTATAGCAGTTTCATTAATAAGTGCTGTAGAACATGGTAAAGTAGATTTTATGGATAAGATAAAAATAGATGGAAAAGACAAAGTCTATGGAACAGGAATTATTCATGAATTTAATGAAAGAGAATATACGGTATTTGAATTGTTAGTAGCTATGCTTATTCAAAGTGATAATACAGCTGCAAATAAGATTATAGATATTATAGGAATGGAACAAATAAACAAAGATATCCAAGAGATGGGACTAAAAAATACTACCTTAAACAGAAAGACCACTGACGAAAGAAAACCTAAAAATGAAGTGGAGAATATTACTACAGCAAGTGATTTGTCAAAAATATGGAAGCATTTATATAAAGGGACTTTTTTAAATGCAGATAATAGCCAAATGCTTATAGATATACTAAGAAGACAGCAGATAAAAAATAAATTAGCTTTATATATTCCAGATGATTTAAAGTATGAAATTTCAAGTAAAACTGGCGATAAAAATGGAGTTGAAAATGATACTGAATTAATTCAATTATCTAAAGGTAACTTTGCATTTACAATAATGTCGATGAACATACCAAATAGTGTTTATGGAACAGTTACTCTTGCGAAGTGTGGAAAGATGATGTGGGATAATCTTATGAATAAATGGCATTAA
- the pyrB gene encoding aspartate carbamoyltransferase — protein sequence MMKNKHLIDPMDFNLDQLNEIFKLSHQIITNPNKFSDICQGKILATLFYEPSTRTRFSFEAAMMRLGGKILGFSEPNSSSAAKGETLADTIKMVSIYSDIIAMRHPKEGSARVASMYSKVPVINAGDGGHQHPTQTLTDLLTIESLKKGLENHTLGICGDLKNGRTVHSLIKAMSRYKNNKFILISPKELAIPEYIREEILKKNNIEFKEVEKLEEVIEELDILYMTRIQKERFFNEEEYLRLKDSYILDMDKMNLAKEDMIVMHPLPRVNEIDIEVDNDKRAAYFKQAEYGMYVRMALIAKLLEVA from the coding sequence ATTATGAAAAACAAACATTTAATAGATCCAATGGATTTTAATTTAGACCAACTAAACGAAATATTCAAATTATCACATCAAATAATAACAAATCCAAATAAATTTTCAGATATTTGCCAAGGCAAAATATTAGCAACACTTTTCTATGAACCAAGTACTAGAACAAGATTTAGTTTTGAAGCAGCTATGATGAGATTAGGTGGAAAGATTTTAGGTTTTTCAGAACCAAACTCAAGCTCAGCAGCAAAGGGAGAAACTTTAGCTGACACTATCAAAATGGTTTCTATTTATTCCGATATAATAGCAATGAGACATCCAAAAGAAGGCTCTGCAAGAGTAGCTAGTATGTATTCAAAGGTTCCAGTAATTAATGCAGGTGATGGAGGACATCAACATCCAACTCAAACTTTAACAGATCTTTTAACAATAGAATCCCTAAAAAAAGGATTAGAGAATCATACATTAGGTATATGTGGTGATTTAAAAAATGGAAGAACGGTACATTCTTTAATAAAAGCTATGTCAAGATATAAAAATAATAAGTTTATTTTAATATCACCTAAAGAATTAGCAATACCAGAGTATATAAGAGAAGAAATATTAAAAAAGAATAATATAGAATTTAAAGAAGTTGAAAAGCTTGAAGAGGTTATAGAAGAACTTGATATTTTATATATGACTAGAATTCAAAAGGAAAGATTCTTCAATGAAGAAGAATATTTAAGATTGAAAGATAGTTATATATTAGATATGGATAAGATGAACTTAGCTAAAGAAGATATGATAGTTATGCATCCATTACCAAGAGTAAATGAGATTGATATAGAAGTAGATAATGATAAAAGAGCAGCATATTTTAAACAAGCAGAATACGGTATGTATGTAAGAATGGCTTTAATCGCTAAACTTTTGGAGGTTGCATAA
- a CDS encoding aspartate carbamoyltransferase regulatory subunit — MLQITSIKNGLVIDHIKAGVGIKIFNYLKLENQKNQVALIINADSRTLGKKDIIKIENSKYINYTILGILSPDLTINEVKDGEIKNKFKPQLPTRVVDIIKCNNPRCITLDEKYIKHSFKLVDEKSATYRCEYCDYIRKI; from the coding sequence ATGTTACAAATAACAAGTATTAAAAATGGGTTAGTTATAGATCATATAAAAGCTGGAGTAGGAATAAAAATTTTTAATTATTTAAAACTTGAAAATCAAAAGAACCAAGTTGCTTTAATAATAAATGCAGATAGTAGGACATTAGGAAAAAAAGATATAATAAAAATTGAAAATTCAAAATATATAAATTATACAATATTGGGAATACTATCTCCTGATTTGACAATAAATGAAGTTAAAGATGGAGAGATAAAAAATAAATTTAAACCTCAATTACCAACAAGGGTTGTAGACATTATAAAGTGCAATAACCCAAGATGTATAACTTTAGATGAAAAGTATATTAAACATTCATTTAAATTAGTAGATGAAAAAAGTGCTACCTATAGATGTGAATATTGTGATTATATAAGAAAAATATAG
- a CDS encoding dihydroorotase: MNLLVKNANVIDAIQNFHGDIYIENGKIKEIGKSLKIDNVEVIDARGFTVMPAFIDTHAHFREPGLTYKEDIETGSKAALRGGYTGVCLMANTSPICSNKDVLEEVRSRSKRLGLIDIHQCVSVTNKFDGKTLDHLYDLKDDKEVKAISDDGVGVMDSFVMYKAMKIAKENNWIIMSHAEDHNFSKTDMRMAENMMTLRDLALAKESKARLHMAHVSTKEAIKYIKDAKDEGVNVTCEVTPHHIALTSNISNYRVNPPIREKEDVDYILKAIKQGVVDCIGTDHAPHTEEDKKKGSPGMVGLETAFSICYTNLVFNKVIGINKLSEIMSKNPAEILGMNKGKISIGLDGDLVLIDLDKKIKVSSKDFHSKGKNTPFEGMEFYGEIQMTIKGGKVLYKK, from the coding sequence ATGAATTTATTAGTTAAAAATGCAAATGTAATAGATGCTATACAGAATTTTCATGGAGATATCTATATAGAAAATGGAAAAATTAAAGAGATTGGAAAGTCGTTAAAAATAGATAATGTGGAGGTTATAGATGCAAGGGGATTTACAGTAATGCCAGCATTTATAGATACGCATGCACATTTTAGAGAACCAGGTCTTACCTATAAAGAAGATATAGAAACGGGTTCAAAAGCAGCTTTAAGAGGTGGGTATACAGGAGTATGTCTAATGGCAAATACATCTCCTATATGTTCAAATAAAGATGTGCTAGAGGAAGTTAGAAGTCGTTCAAAGAGATTAGGGTTAATAGATATTCATCAATGTGTATCTGTAACTAATAAATTTGATGGAAAAACTTTAGATCATTTATATGATTTAAAAGATGATAAAGAAGTTAAGGCAATATCAGATGATGGTGTTGGAGTTATGGATTCTTTTGTTATGTATAAAGCAATGAAAATAGCTAAAGAAAATAATTGGATTATAATGTCTCATGCAGAGGATCATAATTTTTCAAAAACTGATATGAGAATGGCAGAAAATATGATGACGTTAAGAGATCTAGCTTTAGCTAAGGAAAGTAAAGCTAGATTGCATATGGCGCATGTAAGTACTAAAGAAGCTATTAAATATATAAAAGATGCAAAAGACGAAGGGGTAAATGTAACTTGTGAAGTTACTCCACATCATATAGCATTAACAAGCAATATTAGTAATTATAGAGTAAATCCACCTATAAGAGAAAAAGAGGATGTAGATTATATATTAAAAGCAATAAAACAAGGGGTGGTAGATTGTATAGGAACAGATCATGCACCTCATACAGAAGAAGATAAGAAGAAAGGCTCACCAGGAATGGTAGGACTTGAAACTGCTTTTTCAATATGTTATACAAATTTAGTTTTTAATAAGGTTATAGGAATAAATAAATTAAGTGAAATAATGTCAAAGAATCCAGCCGAAATACTAGGAATGAATAAAGGAAAAATTAGCATTGGATTAGATGGAGATTTGGTATTAATAGATTTAGATAAAAAGATAAAAGTATCTTCAAAAGATTTCCATTCAAAAGGGAAAAATACACCATTTGAAGGAATGGAGTTTTATGGAGAAATTCAAATGACTATAAAAGGCGGAAAGGTACTATATAAGAAATAG
- the pyrF gene encoding orotidine-5'-phosphate decarboxylase, whose protein sequence is MRSNIIDKLFNRVAERGVVCVGLDTSLSYIPKHLFEGKNEIEALVEFNKQIIDATLDVAACFKVQIAYYEALGLKGMMAYKETLDYLREKDAIIIADIKRGDIAATASQYAKAHFEGDFEADFITLSPYMGMDSIEPYLPYMKTGNKGVFSLVRTSNKGAEDIENIDSVDGRKVYTVVGDKLMELSKEIKGECGYSAIGGVIGCTHVEEGKEIRKRFENMFFLIPGYGAQGGKAEDVALYLNNGNGGVVNSSRAILLAYKKQVGREKEFALCAREEAIRMRDEIKTAVESL, encoded by the coding sequence ATGAGAAGTAATATAATAGATAAATTATTTAATAGAGTAGCAGAAAGAGGAGTGGTTTGTGTAGGATTAGATACTTCACTTTCTTATATACCTAAACATCTTTTTGAAGGAAAAAATGAAATTGAAGCTTTAGTTGAATTTAATAAACAAATTATAGATGCTACTTTAGATGTAGCTGCCTGCTTTAAAGTTCAAATTGCTTACTATGAAGCATTAGGATTAAAAGGAATGATGGCATATAAAGAAACTTTAGATTATTTAAGAGAAAAGGATGCTATTATAATTGCTGATATTAAAAGAGGAGATATAGCAGCAACTGCTAGTCAATATGCTAAAGCTCATTTTGAAGGAGATTTTGAAGCAGATTTTATAACTCTAAGTCCATATATGGGAATGGATAGTATAGAACCATATTTACCTTATATGAAGACTGGGAATAAAGGTGTATTTTCACTTGTTAGAACATCTAATAAAGGGGCAGAAGATATTGAAAATATAGATTCTGTAGATGGAAGAAAAGTTTATACAGTAGTTGGAGATAAACTTATGGAACTTTCAAAAGAAATTAAAGGAGAATGTGGATATTCAGCAATTGGAGGAGTTATAGGCTGCACTCATGTTGAAGAAGGAAAAGAAATAAGAAAGAGATTTGAAAATATGTTTTTCTTAATTCCTGGGTATGGAGCACAAGGTGGTAAGGCAGAGGATGTAGCTTTATATTTAAATAATGGTAATGGTGGAGTTGTTAATTCATCAAGAGCTATACTTTTAGCATATAAGAAGCAAGTAGGAAGAGAAAAGGAATTTGCTCTTTGTGCAAGAGAAGAAGCTATAAGAATGAGAGATGAGATAAAAACAGCAGTAGAATCATTATAA
- a CDS encoding dihydroorotate dehydrogenase electron transfer subunit — MNYTKARVISNEELVNGIYKMVVEDKNEIRAGQFYMLKLNGATLLPRPISICEKGAGNITFVYAVVGTGTKEFSNLKKDDYINLTGPLGNGFDTNENLGRVALVSGGIGTAPMLELAKKLRNKDDHMIIDLYAGFRDDIYLIDDLKQYVNEVYITTDTGKHGHKGFVTELLKPENYDTVLCCGPEVMMKKVIEMCKAKGVKVYVSMEKHMACGVGACLVCTCKTKDGNKRTCKDGPVFDGNYVEL, encoded by the coding sequence ATGAATTATACTAAAGCTAGAGTGATTTCAAATGAAGAATTAGTAAATGGGATATACAAAATGGTTGTTGAAGATAAAAATGAAATTAGAGCAGGCCAATTTTATATGTTGAAGCTTAATGGAGCAACATTACTTCCAAGACCTATAAGTATATGTGAAAAAGGAGCTGGAAACATAACTTTTGTATATGCAGTAGTAGGAACTGGAACAAAAGAATTTTCTAATCTTAAAAAAGATGATTATATAAATTTAACAGGTCCTTTAGGAAATGGATTTGATACAAACGAAAATCTTGGGAGAGTTGCATTAGTATCAGGTGGAATTGGAACTGCACCAATGTTAGAACTTGCCAAAAAACTAAGAAACAAAGATGATCATATGATTATAGATCTTTATGCTGGTTTTAGAGATGATATATATTTAATAGATGACTTAAAACAATATGTAAATGAAGTATATATAACAACTGATACAGGTAAACACGGACATAAAGGATTTGTTACAGAACTTCTTAAACCTGAAAATTATGATACAGTACTTTGTTGTGGGCCAGAAGTAATGATGAAGAAAGTAATTGAAATGTGTAAAGCTAAAGGAGTTAAAGTATATGTTTCTATGGAAAAACATATGGCTTGTGGAGTAGGTGCTTGCTTAGTATGTACATGTAAAACCAAAGATGGGAATAAAAGAACCTGTAAGGATGGCCCAGTATTTGATGGAAATTATGTAGAATTATAA